TGGTTGACTCAGAAGAGAACGTTGAATCAAGTGGGACGATGGATCACAGCTCCAATTCGAGGAGGGCTATCACGTCTACAATTTGGGCGGATCTTTCGCTTACTGGGACTACCCTTCTGGACATTTATTGGAATTGGGATTGCAGGCTGGTGGTTTGATAATGCAGCGATATTAATTCAACAAGTGGCCCGTTACTGGTTCAAGATTGGAGACAAGCCACCAACCGTAGAGGATTACTTGCCAGCACTGATTATGTTCTTGATTCCATTTGCAGTGGTGTTTGTAATTAGTGCATGGCAAGGTTTACGTCGTCCTTTAGCAAAAGCAGGAATTATTCAGGATGAGCTACAGCAGCCTGACGGTAAGAAGGGTTTGATCATTCTGGTTAGCAACCCTGCAAGTGCTCTGTTTGCGATCGAGTACCACTTGCAGCAGAGCAAACTGGAGAAGGTTTGGCTTATTCCTTCTAATGATCTGGAGTCTGAGAGGTTTGGGCCTAATAGCCGGGAAAATGCCAAGAGCATTCAACAACAATGTGAGCAGCTCGCCCAGCAATACAACCAAGATTTTAAGGTCGAGATTCATTTAACTGGGGTATCCCCTGCGGATGCACAGGATACGTTTGACTGCGTCAATCAAATTTTTCGTCGTAGTAGGTATGACACGACTGACATGATTGCAGACTTTACGGGCGGCACTAAGCCAATGTCTGTAGGGATGATTATGGCCTGTCTACCTAGGCATCGAGAATTAGAATATGTGTCGTTTAACCCTGGCACTAAACAAACTTTTGGGCCATTTCTGATTGACTACCAGCACAGCGCCTTTGCTTTGGTGGGTTAGGAGATGGCTGATCTAGTTCAGCAATTTCTCGCTGCTACTAACTTTGAGCTGGCGTGGGATCAGGTTGCGACGAATCAGGGCTGTGCGGGAGTAGATGGAGAGACGATCGCGCAGTTCGGGGTGCATAAGGATGCTGCGATCGCGACCTTAATTGCATTGTTAGTCAGTGGCAAATATCGGCCTTTGCCGTTGCGGCAGTTGTTTATTCCCAAGGCTGAGGGAGAATGGCGCGAGTTAGGGGTGCCGACGGTGCGCGATCGCTTGGTGCAGCAGGCGTTACTTCAGGTGTTGCATCCGCTGATGGAGCGCGAGTTTGAGGAGTGTAGTTTTGCGTATCGACCTGGGCGATCGCATTTGATGGCGGTGCAGCAAGTGGCTCAGTGGCGCGATCGCGGGTATGAGTGGGTGCTGGATGCGGATATTGTGCAGTATTTTGAGCAGGTGCAGCATCGGCGGTTATTGGCAGAAGTGGAGGAGCGCTTAGTCAAGCATGTAGCAGAGGAGGGTATTCGGTTTGTTCTGAACCTGATTAAGGCTTGGATTTCGGTTGGAGTGCTGGCTCAGGCAGGGTTGATGTTACCGCAGAAGGGCATTCCGCAGGGGGCTGTGATTTCGCCGCTGTTGGCAAATATTTATCTGGATGATTTTGATGCTGCTTTTGCCAATCGTGACCTGAGGCTGGTGCGGTTTTCGGATGATTTTGTGCTGTTGGCACGACGGCGATCGCGATTGGTGGCGGCAAAAGCAGAGGTAGAGCAACTGCTCAGCACTATGGGGTTGCAGTTGCATGCAGATAAAACTCGGATCACGAATTTTGAGCAAGGGTTTCGCTTTCTGGGGCATGCCTTTGCGGGAGACGTGGTGGTTCGCGTTAAGAAGCCAACTGACCGAAAGTTGGAGCCTCTGAAACGGGAAGAGTTGCGCTTGGTGCATGCAGAAGCTTCGACTCAACCGACTGTGATGCAACAAGCGTTGGTGGAAGCACTGAAAACGGCTGGGACTCCAATTCCACCACCGCTGTTTGTGGTTTTGGGGTATGCGGTGCGGCCAGTGAAGTCTGTCGAGATTGACTCGGATGAAGTTGCTTGGAAGGGTGATATGTCTACGCTTTATTTGGTGCAGCAGGGAACGACGCTTCGTAAGGAGCAGGGACGTTTTTTGATTCAGCCGCCTAAGGAAGCGGGAGCATGTCAGTTTTGCAAACCGATTAGACCATTGAGGTAAGCGCAACGATGAGCTAGCACTTGCGGAACATTCTCACGCTTCCACTGCGCACCTGATATTTGAACGCGACGGTCAATCTGCTTGATAGTCGATTCAACCGCACCCGAACCCACCGAACACAGCCCTTCCGCTTGGAAGTAGTCGTAATTCACAATGCGGTGGCGATGTTTGCGGAGATACTCACAGAAGTTCTGCGCTTGTCTTTTCTGAACGTCTTCAAACAAGAGCATGGTTGCATCCACTTGCCCCCGCCACAGTAGCGCTTCAGCTTGATGGAGACGCTTGAGCGAACCGCCGACCTTGTAGAGATTCTCTTTGAGATGATACCAATCGAGGATCTCCCGACGACACTCTGCGGTGGCGATTTGAGCAATCAGATTCCAAACTCCATCATGGCCATCGCCTAAACAGGTCAAGGGATGCTCTAAAGCTTGAGCATTAACCCAGCCAATCAGTTGAGCATTGTTTTGAAAGTTGGCAACCCTACCTTGTTCAGTGGCAATGGCTTTGTAGTCTCGCCATTGACAGGCCTCCCCCAACGGCGTTCGCACCCGCACCTTGCCCCCATCCACACCGAGTTCTGCAATGGGCTGCTGGGCCGTTGGCAACTCAAAGCTCTGATGATGCACCAAGCGTTGTTGAGTTTTAGCTGGAATGCGAATCCCGGTGAGATAAGCTACATCACGCTCTGCCTGCTCATAGGAGACATTGGCACTTAAGCGCAGACAGCATTTCTCTAAATGGGGACTCAACTGTCGGGAGGGAGCAACTGCCAGTTTCTCTGCTTGGCCCGTGGTGAGTTCTAGCTCTCCCAGTGTACTTTTTAGCCTTCGCACTCTTCCTGCTTGCGTACCGCTAACCGCTCGGATAAAAAACACCCTAATTCGGGACTGACATGGGCTTGAATCTGCTCTCGCAGTGTCAACTCAATGCCTTCGAGTGTTTTCATCGCTTCCGGGTCACTTTCGGCGTACAGAATTTGAGCAATCGCTTCGAGATGAACTTTGAGGGCTTGGGCTTGAACTGGAGTCATGTCAGGGGTTGCAGCAATGAGTTGCCTCTATCCTGACTGATTTCACCGAACCTTGCAAAGGTGACATGCTCCCAAGGAAGCTGAGATTGAGGTGCCGATCCGAGAGGTGGAGCGAATTTTGGTGTTTGGTACGATTCAGCTGACGGCGGCTGTGATTTCCACTTGTTTGGAGCTGCAAATTTCGGTGGTGTTTTTGAGCCAGCTTGGGGAGTATAAGGGGCACTTGTGGAGTGCTGAATTTGAGGATTTAGATGCGGAAATGGCACAGTTTCAACGTTGGAAGGATGAACCATTCCAACTTGAGACAGCGAAAGCCATTGTTTGGGGCAAGTTGATGAACTCAAAGCAATTGTTGCTGCGGCTGAATCGAAAGCGTGATTTACCAGAGGTGGCAGAGTCTATTGTCGGGATTTCCTCTGATATTGCAGCGCTTGGGACTGTAGAGAGTTTAGATGTACTTCGAGGTTATGAAGGCATTACTGCGGCTCGTTATTTTCCCGCGTTTGGGCAATTGATCACGAGTCCTGCCTTCCAGTTCCGAGAACGTACTCGTCGTCCACCCAAAGACCCAACTAACTCTTTGCTGAGTTTTGGTTATACGCTGCTGTTTAACAACGTTTTGAGCCTGATTTTGGCAGAGGGGTTGAATCCTTATCTAGGCAATTTACACTATTCGGAGCACAAAAGGCCACATTTGGCATTGGATTTGATGGAGGAGTTTCGCTCTCCAGTTGTCGATAGTTTAGTGATGACACTGATTAACAAGCAAACAATTAAGCCAACGGATTTTAGCTGGCCTACTGACACGGGTGGGGTCTACTTGACTGAACCTGCTAGGAGAGTCTTTCTTAAGTATTTTGAGGAGCGTATGACTGCTAATGTAACGCATCCAGATGTGCAGGGTCAGGTATCTTATCGGCGCGCTATTCAATTGCAAGTACAGCGCTATAAGCGGTGTTTATTGAGTTCAACAGCGCCTTATGAAGCCTTTTTGAGGGCGGTGTAGTGTTAGTTTTGGTTGTTTATGATATTCCAGACGATCGTAGGCGGCTAAAGCTGGCAACTTTTTTGGAAGGCTATGGACGGCGGGTGCAGAAAAGTGTGTTTGAGTGCTTTCTAAACCAAGATGAGATGCGGCAGCTTTATCAGAAAGTAAAACGGCGAGTGAAGCCAGTAGAAGATAATGTACGTTTTTACTGGATTACGGCTCATTGTGTGGAACAAACGTTAACAATTGGGAGTGAGCCGCCTCAACCTCCACCCAAAATGTATATTATCTAGAGGACTGCTAGCCAGCTTGCTCGGTGATCGACGCACCCTCTACTAGGTCTCAAACCCTGATTTTTTCGTTGACGTATGTCGATTGCTCTTGGAGCAAGGGTTTTACCAGGTCAGCTCGCCTGATTCAGTCTCAGAAAAGGGGCTTCATTGGGTAGTTAGAGGGGGATGCGTAGATTCGCAGCCTAAAAACTGCTACTAGCAAGTGATGCTGGCTGAACTCTTTACCGATTAACCAAAATCGGATTAGTTGGAAACTGTTTTCCGTTAACCAACGTTCCTTGTTGCAATCCCTCCTGACTTTACCGATTAACCAAAATCGGATTAGTTGGAAACGTCTTGGGGCGGTTGAATTGACCACCAAAGGTATTGGAATCTCTTTACCGATTAACCAAAATCGGATTAGTTGGAAACGTCTATTTCCACAGTTCGGACTTTTGCAGAAGCTTTAGACTTTACCGATTAACCAAAATCGGATTAGTTGGAAACATTCCTTTCGCTTTTAGCGATGTAGGTAGTTGTTCAGTTGATAGCCTTTACCGATTAACCAAAATCGGATTAGTTGGAAACATTCGAAACTTCTGCTTTTTGTTGAAGTGATTGAGCAGAGCTTTACCGATTAACCAAAATCGGATTAGTTGGAAACGCTGATGAGCTAGAGCTTGTACCATTTGTACCATAACCTCTCTTTACCGATTAACCAAAATCGGATTAGTTGGAAACTTGTATCCTGCAAGAACAGACTGTGCTGTTAGCGCTAAAACCTTTACCGATTAACCAAAATCGGATTAGTTGGAAACATCCAGTAGTCTCTCTATCCTTCTGCATTCATCACAAACCGGGTCTTTACCGATTAACCAAAATCGGATTAGTTGGAAACCTGCGGAGAGGGAAGGGTTTTGCGAATCTTCTGAAGATCAGCTTTACCGATTAACCAAAATCGGATTAGTTGGAAACCAGCCTAACAAACTCAGTTTTTTTTGCATCTGACGGAAGAGCTTTACCGATTAACCAAAATCGGATTAGTTGGAAACTTCCGTCAGTTAAAGTTAACTTTGCCCCTTGCTTGTTAGTCTTTACCGATTAACCAAAATCGGATTAGTTGGAAACTGTATTCTGTTGAAGTTCTGTAAATGTTCCTTTCCATTCCTGGCGGCTTTACCGATTAACCAAAATCGGATTAGTTGGAAACCTTTGTTGGTATTAAACTTACACTAACAGATGTGTATCTTGCTTTACCGATTAACCAAAATCGGATTAGTTGGAAACTTGGAAAGTTAACTATATTTTCCCCCTCCTTTAGGGAAAAATCCTTTACCGATTAACCAAAATCGGATTAGTTGGAAACAAAAGGATATCGTCAGGATTCAGTATAGTAGTCTCCTGCAATTCTTTACCGATTAACCAAAATCGGATTAGTTGGAAACTTTATTACTCTCGTACACAACTACTACATCAGCAATATACTCCTTTACCGATTAACCAAAATCGGATTAGTTGGAAACATAGCAATTCGTGGAGGATATTTGCTGGGAGCATTATTTAGTCTTTACCGATTAACCAAAATCGGATTAGTTGGAAACTTATTGTTGCTTATCAAATCCGTTAATGTCTGTCCGAACAGCTTTACCGATTAACCAAAATCGGATTAGTTGGAAACTTATCAGGATTGTAATACCCAAATGTTTGAATCTGAGTCTTTACCGATTAACCAAAATCGGATTAGTTGGAAACCAGCACAATTCACTTTTACATTGCCTATGAATAAATACAGGCTTTACCGATTAACCAAAATCGGATTAGTTGGAAACTTAAATCTATAGAAGTACCATTTCGTATCTCTTCCGTTGGGATAAGGAGAGTCTTTACCGATTAACCAAAATCGGATTAGTTGGAAACATCAAGTACGTTGATCCAATACATAGTTCAATGGACTTTACCGATTAACCAAAATCGGATTAGTTGGAAACCTTCCATTTCATCGTAAAGGACAGTAAGGCTTTCTTCTGCTGCTCTTTACCGATTAACCAAAATCGGATTAGTTGGAAACTGTTGTTTTGATTTTCTTCAGCCGCTGCCTTTTTATCAAGATGCTTTACCGATTAACCAAAATCGGATTAGTTGGAAACTCTATATCAAAGTACTCTACAGTACGGTAGTAAGCTAACTTTCTTTACCGATTAACCAAAATCGGATTAGTTGGAAACTTGATTCTGGCAGCTAAACCAGCCCAGTCATCCGCTTCGTAACCTGCCTTTACCGATTAACCAAAATCGGATTAGTTGGAAACAAGCCTGTGCTTGTTCTCGACTCATCTTTTCTACGCTGCATTCGAATCTTTACCGATTAACCAAAATCGGATTAGTTGGAAACTTGAGCATTATTCATGCAGAAAGAAACCCTAAGCACCTCCTTTACCGATTAACCAAAATCGGATTAGTTGGAAACTCATCAGGAAGCATGCCATCAGCAAGAGCGAAACCGAAATAAGTCTTTACCGATTAACCAAAATCGGATTAGTTGGAAACATTGAATCAAAGATTGATCATACCCATCCAAATAAGTAGAAGACTTTACCGATTAACCAAAATCGGATTAGTTGGAAACGAGTCACTATCAGAAGGAATGTCAGTGTTAGCTTCTATAAACCTTTACCGATTAACCAAAATCGGATTAGTTGGAAACGCACAATCACCAAAACCAAGGTATCTCGAGTTCTGAATACTTTACCGATTAACCAAAATCGGATTAGTTGGAAACCCCCGATACAGACTGGGTTTTACCTGTGGTGTATCCAAGGTCTTTACCGATTAACCAAAATCGGATTAGTTGGAAACTAACACAGGAGCCGTGTCCTGTAAAACTAAAATAGCTATAGAACCTTTACCGATTAACCAAAATCGGATTAGTTGGAAACAATCTCAGTGACTAAGCTTGCTTCAGGCTTGTAGTTCCACTTTACCAATTAACCAAAATCGGATTAGTTGGAAACCTAAACTCACTAGGACTAACATAAATCTTAAGAGTAGTAGCCTTTACCGATTAACCAAAATCGGATTAGTTGGAAACGGTTACGGCATTCCCGCCTACAACGTTAACAACATGGACTTTACCGATTAACCAAAATCGGATTAGTTGGAAACGTTGAGGTAGATGACCTGATGGTTGCTGTTGCATCTGCGCCCAACCTTTACCGATTAACCAAAATCGGATTAGTTGGAAAAAATCCCAGTGCCAGGTGTTGGATTAAACGGCTTGTTGATTTGGTTGACTTTACCGATTAACCAAAATCGGATTAGTTGGAAACGCATTTCTAAATCTCTTTTAATTACTCGAATCCAAGCTTCTTTACCGATTAACCAAAATCGGATTAGTTGGAAACCATAGGAATCAGTGGTTCTGATGCTACGATCGCAAGAGTTGAAACTTTACCGATTAACCAAAATCGGATTAGTTGGAAACACATCAATCCATCGGCCTTTACCATTGACCTTTGCATTCTCGAAGCTTTACCGATTAACCAAAATCGGATTAGTTGGAAACTCGGCTAATTTAATCTGCTCCGGTGTTGAAGAATTAACAACACCTTTACCGATCAACCAAAATCGGATTAGTTGGAAACTTTATAGAGCCACTGATTAGCTCAAGTAAATCAGGAGTTAGCTTTACCGATTAACCAAAATCGGATTAGTTGGAAACTGGAGTGTGGCAAAAACCAGTTCTTCTTCTAGTCGATTTCGCAGTCTTTACCGATTAACCAAAATCGGATTAGTTGGAAACGACCTTCAGTGTTTTTTTCTTTTTTCATGAAGTCTTCTGTAAAACTTTACCGATTAACCAAAATCGGATTAGTTGGAAACTTTGACCTTGAATTTTTTCGCTTGTAATGGTCTTACTACCCTTTACCGATTAACCAAAATCGGATTAGTTGGAAACGCAGGAGTTGAATTAAGTGGCGTCTGAGGTTGATCGCCAAAGCTTTACCGATTAACCAAAATCGGATTAGTTGGAAACGTTTGATGGATTTGAAACTCCTAAAGCTAGAAGAGCTAAAGTCTTTACCGATTAACCAAAATCGGATTAGTTGGAAACATTTGGCAAAGTTGCTCAATAAAAAAGAGAATTCTTTGCGACTTTACCGATTAACCAAAATCGGATTAGTTGGAAACAAGCGTAACTAAGCAGGTTATTGTCCAGACTACTTAAGACTTTACCGATTAACCAAAATCGGATTAGTTGGAAACTTTAGACTCAAACTTTTCCAGGAATTCGCTAACTAGCTCCTTTACCGATTAACCAAAATCGGATTAGTTGGAAACGAGATTCATTTTCAGTTGGCTGAGGCTGATCTGCTGTTCTTTACCGATTAACCAAAATCGGATTAGTTGGAAACGTAACTCTTCCAAACTTTTCAGTTGTTCAACACTGACAGCTTTACCGATTAACCAAAATCGGATTAGTTGGAAACATTTCATCACGAGTAAATTCGTGATTAGTAGTACGAAGCTTTACCGATTAACCAAAATCGGATTAGTTGGAAACCTGAAAGGTGAGTAACTCCGCCTTGCTCTGTAATTGAGATCGCATTGGTCTTTACCGATTAACCAAAATCGGATTAGTTGGAAACCTCTCTAACTCGGTTGTTAGGGAGTGATGTCTTAAGCGTTAAGAGCTTTACCGATTAACCAAAATCGGATTAGTTGGAAACTTCCAGACTCGTCACTTATTGCTATAGCAACAGGCCTTTACCGATTAACCAAAATCGGATTAGTTGGAAACAGTTGCAGAATCAATAATGGATTTAGCAAGATTATACTCAGATTCTTTACCGATTAACCAAAATCGGATTAGTTGGAAACCTTACTAGTGCCTGACGGCGAGTCGAAATAATGAATATATGGGCTTTACCGATTAACCAAAATCGGATTAGTTGGAAACGATTTTGTTGACGTTGTAAAAATGAGAAAATTCCAAGCTCCTTTACCGATTAACCAAAATCGGATTAGTTAGAAACTCTAGATCCCTTTCAGTTTCAGAAATCAAGTTTGTTACAACATCCTTTACCGATTAACCAAAATCGGATTAGTTGGAAACAGAAATGGTGGATAGAAGCAAAACAGCAGAAGTAATCGAACGCTTTACCGATTAACCAAAATCGGATTAGTTGGAAACCCTGAGTTACACAAGGTCTGACCCTGTATACTGTCCAAGTCTTTACCGATTAACCAAAATCGGATTAGTTGGAAACTTTAAGATACTCACTGATCCAGCGCTCTTCATCCTCTGCAACTTTACCGATTAACCAAAATCGGATTAGTTGGAAACGCCATTCCCATAGCAGCAGTTAGTCCAGCGATGTCATCCATCTTTGGCTTGGTTAATGAATTGAAAGCGAGGTAGTAGAAAATCAACAAAAATGGAGAGATGCCATGAGTTACATCTCTCCATTTTTTAATGAGGAATTACCAAAGTAAAGCGATCGCTAAACCGCCGCTGACTTCAAGCGATCGCGGCATTTCTTACCACCAAACACCAATCCCATCACCGTCAACCCCAACCATCCCGTCGGTTCTGGCACTGATTCTGGCTCCGATACAGGCTTCGTTTCACCCCTCACCGCCATCACATCATTGGCACATTCCGGTGACAAGTAAGCCACAAACCCTCCCACAGGCAGGCGCTTGCGATCCACACTGAAACCAAATAGATGGGACGCTTGCGCCCCAAAACCACCAAAGTTTATATCTGCCAACTCAGCCGCACTCAGTAAATTAGCCTCTCCCTCCCAGGTGCCACTCGCAATCACATTGGGCAGTCGCTCTCCTTGATTGAAATAGGGGTCATATGCCGCCAAATCTCCATTCGAGGGCGTTCTGCCATGCTTCGCCACATAGTCGTTGTAGGCTCCTAAACTATTGAGCAACAGGCCATTTTCCGCCGCCACACTCTTGAGCGAGACATGACTAACTAACCCCAATGTGTTTACGCCGGAGGCATTGTTACCTGCAAAGCGAACA
This region of Trichocoleus desertorum NBK24 genomic DNA includes:
- the cas2 gene encoding CRISPR-associated endonuclease Cas2 translates to MLVLVVYDIPDDRRRLKLATFLEGYGRRVQKSVFECFLNQDEMRQLYQKVKRRVKPVEDNVRFYWITAHCVEQTLTIGSEPPQPPPKMYII
- the cas1 gene encoding CRISPR-associated endonuclease Cas1; protein product: MEVPIREVERILVFGTIQLTAAVISTCLELQISVVFLSQLGEYKGHLWSAEFEDLDAEMAQFQRWKDEPFQLETAKAIVWGKLMNSKQLLLRLNRKRDLPEVAESIVGISSDIAALGTVESLDVLRGYEGITAARYFPAFGQLITSPAFQFRERTRRPPKDPTNSLLSFGYTLLFNNVLSLILAEGLNPYLGNLHYSEHKRPHLALDLMEEFRSPVVDSLVMTLINKQTIKPTDFSWPTDTGGVYLTEPARRVFLKYFEERMTANVTHPDVQGQVSYRRAIQLQVQRYKRCLLSSTAPYEAFLRAV
- a CDS encoding reverse transcriptase domain-containing protein, translated to MADLVQQFLAATNFELAWDQVATNQGCAGVDGETIAQFGVHKDAAIATLIALLVSGKYRPLPLRQLFIPKAEGEWRELGVPTVRDRLVQQALLQVLHPLMEREFEECSFAYRPGRSHLMAVQQVAQWRDRGYEWVLDADIVQYFEQVQHRRLLAEVEERLVKHVAEEGIRFVLNLIKAWISVGVLAQAGLMLPQKGIPQGAVISPLLANIYLDDFDAAFANRDLRLVRFSDDFVLLARRRSRLVAAKAEVEQLLSTMGLQLHADKTRITNFEQGFRFLGHAFAGDVVVRVKKPTDRKLEPLKREELRLVHAEASTQPTVMQQALVEALKTAGTPIPPPLFVVLGYAVRPVKSVEIDSDEVAWKGDMSTLYLVQQGTTLRKEQGRFLIQPPKEAGACQFCKPIRPLR
- a CDS encoding ISKra4 family transposase (programmed frameshift), whose protein sequence is MTPVQAQALKVHLEAIAQILYAESDPEAMKTLEGIELTLREQIQAHVSPELGVFFIRAVSGTQAGRVRRLKSTLGELELTTGQAEKLAVAPSRQLSPHLEKCCLRLSANVSYEQAERDVAYLTGIRIPAKTQQRLVHHQSFELPTAQQPIAELGVDGGKVRVRTPLGEACQWRDYKAIATEQGRVANFQNNAQLIGWVNAQALEHPLTCLGDGHDGVWNLIAQIATAECRREILDWYHLKENLYKVGGSLKRLHQAEALLWRGQVDATMLLFEDVQKRQAQNFCEYLRKHRHRIVNYDYFQAEGLCSVGSGAVESTIKQIDRRVQISGAQWKRENVPQVLAHRCAYLNGLIGLQN
- a CDS encoding XDD3 family exosortase-dependent surface protein, which codes for MMNLLRCTTVIAIAPAICLLTMLAQPAAAAVLGNGGWDYAIDSFDDSIQGNAIGGTSYEGYGIATKQVADRLWVAVSSNLPLEGIANPLAADGHTGWADFILNFSGQNLSSANGNLWGVRFAGNNASGVNTLGLVSHVSLKSVAAENGLLLNSLGAYNDYVAKHGRTPSNGDLAAYDPYFNQGERLPNVIASGTWEGEANLLSAAELADINFGGFGAQASHLFGFSVDRKRLPVGGFVAYLSPECANDVMAVRGETKPVSEPESVPEPTGWLGLTVMGLVFGGKKCRDRLKSAAV